From the genome of Flavobacterium luteolum, one region includes:
- a CDS encoding FAD-dependent oxidoreductase: protein MWTICHECQGQGKINRGLTKKAQRLYKTELAAFESTQSGVAPIRPKAHLHLCQNCSGSGLIQSENYLEPDLTKPHIAIIGAGIGGVALAVACLHRGIPFTIYERDSDFNARSQGYGLTLQQASKAMKGLGITSLDGVISTKHIVHNTEGKILGEWGTRKWLETAIKTPTKRTNIHIARQSLRLALLEQLGGNNNVQWGHQLVDFNESENGVELNFQVNGEIKTAKADLVVGADGIRSAVRKLTIGNQTTPLRYLDCIVILGICPLSALEGLSSELLDGATIFQTANGNERIYIMPYTVDSVMWQLSFPMSEEEAKELSAKGPKALKEEARRRTQWHTPIPQILEATQENLISGYPVYDRELLSATLLEKNPNITLIGDAAHPMSPFKGQGANQALLDALKLARKISKGCNAKSKWRERGLRACVLNEFEAEMLERSAAKVQGSADAAQFLHSEIILLEGDEPRGRCLNREENRKI, encoded by the coding sequence ATGTGGACTATATGCCATGAATGCCAGGGACAAGGTAAAATAAATCGCGGACTCACTAAAAAAGCACAACGTCTTTATAAAACGGAATTGGCTGCATTTGAGAGTACACAAAGCGGTGTAGCGCCCATTCGTCCTAAAGCTCACTTGCATTTGTGCCAAAATTGCTCAGGATCTGGATTAATTCAATCTGAAAATTATCTTGAACCTGATCTTACAAAACCACATATTGCCATTATTGGTGCAGGTATAGGCGGTGTCGCTTTGGCCGTAGCATGTTTACATCGCGGAATTCCTTTTACAATTTATGAAAGAGACAGTGACTTCAATGCGAGATCTCAAGGCTATGGACTTACTTTACAGCAAGCCAGTAAGGCTATGAAAGGTTTAGGAATTACTTCTTTGGATGGCGTAATTTCAACAAAACATATTGTACACAATACTGAAGGCAAAATATTGGGTGAATGGGGAACTAGAAAATGGCTGGAAACTGCCATCAAAACACCTACAAAACGCACCAACATACATATCGCTAGACAATCGCTTCGATTGGCGCTTTTGGAACAGCTTGGAGGAAATAACAATGTTCAATGGGGACATCAATTAGTAGATTTTAATGAATCTGAAAACGGTGTCGAACTTAATTTTCAGGTAAACGGAGAAATAAAAACTGCAAAAGCTGACCTTGTCGTAGGTGCAGATGGTATTAGAAGTGCTGTTAGAAAACTAACAATTGGAAACCAAACTACACCACTTCGTTATTTGGATTGTATTGTAATCTTAGGAATTTGTCCTTTAAGTGCTCTCGAAGGACTTTCAAGCGAGTTATTAGATGGCGCAACAATATTTCAGACGGCCAACGGAAACGAACGTATTTACATAATGCCATATACTGTAGATTCTGTAATGTGGCAACTTAGTTTTCCTATGTCAGAAGAAGAAGCCAAAGAATTAAGCGCAAAAGGCCCAAAAGCATTAAAAGAAGAAGCTCGCAGAAGAACGCAATGGCACACTCCTATTCCTCAAATTCTAGAAGCAACACAGGAAAATTTAATTTCTGGATATCCTGTTTATGATCGTGAATTATTAAGTGCAACATTATTAGAAAAGAATCCGAATATTACCTTAATTGGCGATGCGGCGCATCCGATGAGTCCGTTTAAGGGACAAGGTGCCAATCAAGCCTTACTTGATGCTTTAAAACTGGCTAGAAAAATTTCGAAAGGCTGTAACGCTAAATCGAAATGGAGAGAAAGAGGATTGAGAGCATGTGTACTAAACGAATTTGAAGCTGAAATGCTAGAACGTAGTGCGGCAAAAGTGCAAGGTTCTGCAGATGCCGCTCAGTTTTTACATTCTGAAATTATACTTCTTGAAGGCGATGAACCTCGAGGAAGGTGTCTTAATAGAGAGGAAAACAGAAAAATTTAA